The proteins below come from a single Larimichthys crocea isolate SSNF chromosome II, L_crocea_2.0, whole genome shotgun sequence genomic window:
- the LOC109140116 gene encoding CD48 antigen-like isoform X2: MERILLVCTLVVCLLQGSSAVTPVFVKKGDDLLLNVTEDVPEDFSIVAWKFREKIVVTFFNQGKPTVSGAYTGRVETSMKNFSVKLKNLQEADSGVYTAQVIAEVQQTLEYNVTVQAPVSPVGLTVDSVSNSSDSCNLTVTCSTQDSHISSTLRCDTQTCSQEGGERSEVTTSGASLHVYLVNGSIICNHSNQVSWTTNMTNIQDFCPQHVGFKPSRNHVITYVTATVGVLAVILSITAGVFKFRQRGTGKSKCAF, from the exons ATGGAACGTATTTTGCTCGTCTGTACATTGGTGGTCTGTTTGCTCCAAg GGTCCAGTGCTGTGACTCCTGTGTTTGTGAAGAAGGGAGATGATCTGCTTCTGAATGTCACAGAAGATGTTCCTGAAGATTTTAGTATTGTTGCATGGAAATTCAGAGAAAAAATTGtagtcacattttttaatcaagGCAAACCAACAGTCTCTGGTGCTTACACTGGAAGGGTTGAGACTTCTATGAAAAACTTCTCTGTGAAACTGAAGAATCTACAAGAGGCAGACAGTGGAGTTTATACAGCACAAGTGATAGCTGAAGTACAACAAACACTGGAATACAACGTCACAGTTCAAG CTCCAGTGTCTCCAGTTGGACTGACAGTGGACTCTGTGTCCAACAGCTCAGACTCCTGTAACCTCACTGTGACCTGCAGTACACAGGACTCTCACATCAGCAGCACTTTGAGATGTGACACTCAAACCTGCAgtcaggagggaggagagcgaTCAGAGGTCACGACCTCTGGTGCTTCTCTCCATGTCTACCTGGTGAATGGCTCCATCATctgtaaccatagcaaccagGTCAGCTGGACCACAAACATGACGAACATCCAAGATTTCTGCCCTCAACATGTTG gtTTTAAACCATCACGGAACCATGTTATCACCTATGTGACTGCTACAGTCGGGGTTCTCGCTGTCATTCTCAGCATTACTGCAGGAGTCTTTAAATTTCGACAGAGAGGAACAGGTAAGTCCAAGTGTGCATTTTAA